One Sphingomicrobium sp. XHP0239 DNA segment encodes these proteins:
- a CDS encoding MgtC/SapB family protein, translating into MTSLFTPDTLPWADVLVRMAAATILPLLIGLERFVRDKPIDFRPFVIISVGACGLLIASMELLQTASDPNSQIDPTRVIEGVITGIGFLGAGAMFRQGNFVQGAGSASAIWAAGAIGLTCGLGDLWLAGLMTLIVLVLLIVSGPVTEKWDAGHAEDPNEDDAEKA; encoded by the coding sequence ATGACCAGTCTTTTTACCCCCGACACGTTGCCGTGGGCCGACGTTCTCGTTCGCATGGCGGCGGCGACCATCCTCCCGCTGCTCATCGGTCTGGAACGGTTCGTTCGCGACAAGCCTATCGACTTTCGCCCGTTCGTCATCATTTCGGTGGGGGCTTGCGGGTTGCTGATCGCCTCGATGGAATTGCTCCAGACGGCTTCCGACCCGAATTCGCAGATCGACCCGACCCGGGTGATCGAAGGCGTCATCACCGGCATCGGGTTCCTCGGCGCGGGCGCGATGTTCCGCCAAGGCAATTTTGTTCAAGGCGCCGGCTCGGCTTCGGCCATCTGGGCGGCGGGTGCGATCGGACTCACCTGCGGCCTTGGCGATCTGTGGCTCGCCGGTCTGATGACGCTGATCGTGCTCGTTCTGCTGATCGTCAGCGGCCCCGTCACCGAAAAATGGGACGCCGGGCATGCCGAAGACCCGAATGAGGATGACGCTGAAAAAGCCTAG
- a CDS encoding 3-hydroxybutyrate dehydrogenase — protein MDVTGKRALITGSTSGIGKAIAIAFADAGAAVMINGFGDADEIEALRSDLANRSGAGAIYSDADLMDADAIDGMIEHCVDEIGSPHILVNNAGIQHVSPIADFPPEKWDAIIALNLTAVFHTTRAIVPMMRQKGFGRIINTASAHSLVASPNKSAYVAAKHGVAGFSKTVALEVAEENITVNCISPGYVWTPLVEAQIPDTMASRNMSREQVMNDVLLKAQPTKKFVTPEEVAALALFLSGEQAGSVTGANISMDGGWTAQ, from the coding sequence ATGGATGTAACGGGCAAGCGCGCTTTGATCACCGGCTCGACCTCGGGCATCGGAAAGGCCATCGCCATCGCCTTTGCCGACGCGGGGGCGGCGGTGATGATCAACGGGTTCGGTGATGCGGACGAGATCGAGGCGCTACGTTCCGATCTCGCCAACCGTTCGGGCGCGGGGGCGATCTATTCGGATGCCGACCTGATGGACGCCGATGCGATCGACGGGATGATCGAGCATTGCGTCGACGAGATCGGCAGCCCGCACATCCTCGTCAACAATGCGGGGATCCAGCACGTCTCGCCGATCGCGGACTTCCCGCCCGAGAAATGGGACGCGATCATCGCGCTCAACCTGACGGCGGTGTTCCACACGACCCGCGCGATCGTTCCGATGATGCGTCAGAAGGGATTTGGCCGGATCATCAATACCGCGAGCGCGCACAGTCTGGTCGCGAGCCCCAACAAGAGCGCCTACGTCGCGGCCAAGCATGGGGTGGCGGGTTTTTCCAAGACCGTCGCGCTGGAGGTCGCCGAGGAGAATATCACGGTCAACTGCATCTCGCCCGGCTATGTCTGGACGCCGCTCGTCGAGGCGCAGATCCCCGACACGATGGCCTCGCGCAACATGAGCCGCGAGCAGGTGATGAACGACGTGCTGCTGAAGGCGCAGCCGACCAAAAAGTTCGTGACCCCCGAAGAGGTCGCCGCGCTGGCGCTGTTTCTCAGCGGCGAACAGGCGGGATCGGTCACGGGGGCCAACATCAGCATGGATGGCGGCTGGACCGCCCAGTAG
- the prsR gene encoding PEP-CTERM-box response regulator transcription factor: protein MTKSTRPILLVVEDDEGLQRQLKWAYEDYEVVAATSRAQAIELLRLHEPAVVTLDLGLPPDPDGTTEGFATLGDIQSLKPDTKVIVASGHHAHESALKAIALGAYDFYRKPVDIDELGHIVKRAYQLHALEEENRRLESEAGESRTVLGSIVSASPEMLKVAHTIERVASADVSVMLLGASGTGKELLARAVHDQSPRGKGAFVALNCAAIPENLLEAELFGYERGAFTGAVKTTEGKIEQAEGGTLFLDEVGDIPLPLQVKLLRFLQERIIERIGGRRPIAVDTRIVCATHRDLDAMTADGSFREDLYYRLAEIVVPIPPLAQRTGDAVLLARHFVHRYAKELGRNLSGLAPDAVEAIDAHPWPGNVRELENRIKRAVIMADGKLVGAGDLDLQAGADVGDASPINLRAAREIADRRAIHQALTRTENNISGAAKLLGISRPTLYDLMKAYKLSA, encoded by the coding sequence ATGACCAAGTCCACTCGTCCCATCCTGCTCGTCGTCGAGGACGACGAAGGCCTGCAGCGCCAGCTGAAATGGGCGTACGAGGATTACGAGGTGGTCGCCGCGACCAGCCGCGCGCAGGCGATCGAGCTGCTTCGGCTGCACGAACCGGCCGTCGTCACGCTCGACCTCGGCCTGCCGCCCGACCCGGACGGCACGACCGAGGGCTTCGCGACGCTCGGCGATATCCAGAGCCTCAAGCCCGACACGAAGGTGATCGTCGCCTCGGGCCACCATGCGCATGAAAGCGCGTTGAAGGCGATCGCGCTCGGTGCCTACGATTTCTATCGCAAGCCCGTCGATATCGACGAACTCGGCCATATCGTGAAGCGCGCCTATCAGTTGCACGCGCTGGAGGAGGAAAACCGCCGGCTCGAGAGCGAGGCGGGGGAGAGCCGGACGGTGCTGGGCTCGATCGTTTCGGCAAGCCCCGAAATGCTCAAGGTCGCGCACACGATCGAGCGCGTCGCCAGCGCCGATGTGTCGGTGATGTTGCTGGGCGCGAGCGGGACCGGCAAGGAACTGCTCGCCCGTGCGGTCCACGACCAGAGCCCGCGCGGGAAGGGCGCCTTCGTCGCCCTCAATTGCGCGGCGATCCCCGAAAACCTGCTCGAGGCCGAGCTGTTCGGCTACGAGCGCGGCGCCTTCACCGGGGCGGTCAAGACGACGGAGGGCAAGATCGAGCAGGCCGAGGGCGGCACCCTGTTCCTCGACGAGGTGGGGGACATCCCGCTTCCGCTCCAGGTGAAGCTGCTCCGTTTCCTCCAGGAGCGGATCATCGAGCGGATCGGCGGGCGCCGGCCCATCGCCGTCGATACGCGGATCGTCTGCGCGACCCACCGGGATCTCGACGCCATGACCGCCGACGGCTCGTTCCGCGAAGATCTCTATTATCGCCTCGCCGAAATCGTCGTGCCTATCCCGCCGCTTGCCCAGCGAACCGGCGACGCGGTCCTGCTCGCCCGCCATTTCGTCCATCGCTACGCCAAGGAACTGGGCCGTAACCTGTCGGGCCTCGCGCCCGACGCCGTCGAGGCGATCGATGCGCATCCGTGGCCGGGGAACGTCCGCGAGCTGGAAAACCGCATCAAGCGCGCGGTCATCATGGCGGACGGCAAGCTGGTGGGTGCGGGCGACCTCGACCTTCAGGCGGGGGCGGATGTGGGCGATGCCAGCCCCATCAACCTGCGCGCCGCGCGCGAGATCGCCGACCGCCGGGCGATCCACCAGGCCCTGACGCGAACCGAGAACAACATCTCGGGCGCGGCCAAGCTGCTGGGGATCAGCCGTCCGACGCTCTACGATCTGATGAAGGCCTACAAGCTGAGCGCCTAG
- a CDS encoding DUF4893 domain-containing protein has translation MTRFCIASSFIGLAALAGCAEVPGTPLADRTAQTGWRAAAMQADADRLRGMRATFLDARAEAVAAGYGDQIETLGAIADPDAALQLGSLPDGTFRCRTIKLGSRNGTLAYVDYPFFQCRIRPEGAVHGFAKVTGSQRQVGLLFPDDAYRAVFLGTLVLGDEDRAMRYGADPERDVIGAFQRIGENEYRLLIPEPRYESQLDIIHLVQE, from the coding sequence ATGACGCGTTTTTGCATCGCTTCTTCATTCATCGGCCTCGCCGCGTTGGCGGGATGCGCCGAAGTACCCGGGACGCCTCTTGCCGACCGGACGGCGCAGACGGGCTGGCGCGCCGCCGCGATGCAGGCGGATGCCGACCGGCTGCGCGGGATGCGCGCGACCTTCCTCGACGCGCGGGCGGAGGCGGTCGCGGCGGGTTATGGCGACCAGATCGAGACGCTCGGCGCGATCGCGGACCCCGATGCCGCGCTCCAGCTCGGGTCGTTGCCCGACGGGACCTTTCGGTGTCGCACGATCAAGCTGGGCAGCCGCAACGGCACGCTCGCCTATGTCGATTATCCCTTCTTCCAGTGCCGTATCCGACCGGAGGGTGCCGTCCACGGTTTCGCCAAGGTGACCGGTTCGCAGCGGCAGGTCGGACTGCTTTTTCCCGACGACGCCTATCGCGCGGTGTTCCTCGGCACGCTGGTGCTGGGCGATGAAGACCGGGCGATGCGGTACGGGGCCGACCCCGAACGCGACGTCATCGGCGCCTTCCAGCGGATCGGCGAGAACGAATATCGCCTGCTCATCCCCGAACCGCGGTACGAATCCCAGCTCGACATCATCCACCTCGTCCAGGAGTAG
- a CDS encoding aldo/keto reductase translates to MQRRTMGTSGMTVAPLALGGNVFGWTADEATSFDLIDRFVDAGGNMIDTADSYSAWVPGHEGGESERVIGGWLRRSGRREDVLIASKVGFMEGLAPDVVARACDASLDRLGTDRIDLYYMHKDDTDVPLADSLGAFDALVKAGKVRGIGLSNFTAERIDEAMRVAEENGLTKPVALQPWYNLVERERYEGDLRDAADRHGLGVFTYYSIANGFLAGKYRSKDDLDKSPRGLRNIGYLEGRGPAVLAALDEVAAQTGARPATVALAWLAAQPTVTAPIASATGETQLSELLASLTLELSEEQRARLDAASAWPQRATRR, encoded by the coding sequence ATGCAACGACGCACGATGGGGACGAGCGGCATGACGGTCGCGCCGCTCGCGCTCGGCGGCAACGTGTTCGGCTGGACCGCCGACGAAGCAACGAGCTTCGACCTCATTGACCGGTTCGTGGACGCGGGCGGGAACATGATCGACACCGCCGACAGCTATTCGGCCTGGGTACCGGGTCACGAGGGCGGGGAGAGCGAGCGCGTGATCGGCGGATGGCTCCGTCGTTCGGGTCGCCGCGAAGATGTGCTGATCGCCAGCAAGGTGGGTTTCATGGAAGGTCTCGCGCCCGACGTGGTCGCCCGCGCCTGCGATGCCTCGCTCGACCGGCTGGGGACCGATCGCATCGATCTCTACTACATGCACAAGGACGATACCGACGTCCCGCTCGCCGACAGCCTCGGAGCCTTCGACGCGCTGGTGAAGGCGGGCAAGGTCCGCGGCATCGGCCTGTCCAACTTCACCGCCGAACGGATCGACGAGGCGATGCGCGTCGCCGAGGAGAACGGGCTGACGAAACCCGTCGCGCTCCAGCCGTGGTACAATCTCGTCGAACGCGAGCGGTACGAGGGCGATCTGCGCGACGCCGCGGACCGGCACGGGCTTGGCGTCTTCACCTATTATTCGATCGCCAACGGTTTTCTCGCCGGCAAGTATCGCTCGAAGGACGATCTCGACAAGTCGCCGCGGGGCCTTCGGAATATCGGCTATCTGGAGGGCAGGGGGCCTGCCGTGCTGGCGGCGCTCGACGAGGTCGCGGCACAGACCGGCGCCCGGCCGGCGACGGTGGCGCTGGCTTGGCTCGCGGCCCAGCCGACCGTGACCGCACCCATCGCCAGCGCCACCGGCGAAACGCAGCTATCCGAACTGCTCGCCAGCCTCACGCTCGAACTGAGCGAGGAGCAGCGCGCTCGGCTCGACGCCGCCAGCGCCTGGCCGCAACGGGCTACTCGGCGTTGA
- the prsK gene encoding XrtA/PEP-CTERM system histidine kinase PrsK, whose translation MDVELRLVSHLAAAALFGLLTVWQVVRAPRSAGQRTLVAAFALTGLWAWFEALYPGALLTDLAETARNLVWIGLLHGLAVQADGREQKGGLSLVYGAVAAVLGLTIMTSITLAFAPGIPDNETSFPLIVDVRQLLGMLAAAGGLILVHNFYGQAAPGSRSTIRYAMLGLSGLWFYDLNLYTIAYWSDTAGEATADARGIAAALAAPLFAIGSRSEDGWRFRLSRAATFQSLSVLSICAYFTVMAVLANAVRPAAGGWMDGIALILLAFLTVAAMALLSNRRARAWIRVKIAKHFFEHRYDYRTEWLRFTETLGGFDTERSSLATRIVRAFTEMVEAPGGVLLVRDEEDRLRVSAQQGWQGGRIDPPHRIDEEAEAAFWTRIEEQGHILDLDGKGEDGLPEWLAAVPSAWVGVPLFNDRRLVGLVVLGAPHPHRALDWEDFDLLRTAGQQAANALAEKLVQDALAKAQRFEEFNRRFAFIMHDIKNLVSQLSLLSRNAERHADNPEFRADMVATLKGSVEKMNDLLARLAPGSATRGNRAEPVSVGEITSFAIAARRGAHDIRMLGNPDRWAIGEAQGLEQAIGHLVQNAIDASPAQAPVTVRVEGDAREVRVHIIDQGGGMDAEFLRARLFEPFASTKEGGFGIGAFEARGLVLAMGGRLDVDSQPGKGTRFTITLAAAEPLPVRKSA comes from the coding sequence ATGGACGTCGAACTTCGGCTTGTCAGCCATCTTGCCGCCGCGGCGCTGTTCGGGCTGCTGACCGTATGGCAGGTGGTGCGGGCGCCCCGTTCGGCGGGGCAACGCACGCTGGTGGCGGCCTTCGCCCTAACCGGACTGTGGGCCTGGTTCGAGGCGCTCTATCCCGGCGCGCTGCTGACCGACCTCGCCGAAACCGCGCGCAATCTCGTCTGGATCGGCTTGCTGCACGGTCTCGCGGTGCAGGCCGACGGGCGCGAGCAGAAGGGCGGACTGAGCCTCGTCTACGGCGCGGTCGCAGCGGTTCTAGGTCTGACGATCATGACGTCGATCACGCTCGCCTTTGCGCCGGGCATTCCCGACAATGAAACCAGTTTTCCGCTGATCGTCGACGTCCGCCAGTTGCTCGGCATGCTGGCGGCGGCGGGCGGACTGATCCTCGTCCACAATTTCTACGGCCAGGCCGCGCCGGGAAGCCGGTCGACGATCCGCTACGCCATGCTCGGTCTGTCGGGCCTGTGGTTCTACGATCTCAATCTCTACACGATCGCCTATTGGTCGGACACGGCGGGCGAGGCGACGGCGGACGCCCGCGGCATCGCCGCCGCGCTGGCTGCGCCGCTGTTCGCGATCGGCAGCCGGTCGGAGGACGGATGGCGTTTCCGTCTCTCGCGTGCCGCCACCTTCCAGTCGCTGTCGGTCCTCTCGATCTGTGCCTATTTCACGGTCATGGCGGTGCTTGCCAACGCCGTTCGGCCGGCCGCGGGGGGCTGGATGGACGGGATCGCGCTCATCCTGCTCGCCTTTCTTACCGTGGCGGCGATGGCGCTGTTGTCCAACCGCCGCGCACGGGCATGGATCCGCGTGAAGATCGCCAAGCATTTCTTCGAGCATCGCTACGACTATCGCACCGAATGGCTGCGCTTCACGGAGACGCTGGGCGGTTTCGATACCGAGCGATCGTCCCTGGCCACGCGGATCGTGCGCGCCTTCACCGAAATGGTCGAGGCCCCCGGTGGGGTACTGCTGGTCCGCGACGAGGAGGACCGGTTGCGCGTCTCGGCGCAGCAGGGGTGGCAGGGCGGACGCATCGACCCGCCCCATCGAATAGACGAGGAAGCGGAAGCGGCCTTCTGGACCAGGATCGAGGAGCAGGGTCATATTCTCGACCTCGACGGCAAGGGCGAGGACGGGCTTCCCGAATGGCTGGCCGCGGTGCCGTCGGCATGGGTGGGCGTGCCGCTGTTCAACGACCGGCGATTGGTCGGGTTGGTCGTCCTGGGCGCGCCCCATCCGCATCGCGCGCTCGACTGGGAGGATTTCGACCTGTTGCGCACTGCCGGCCAGCAGGCCGCCAACGCGCTTGCCGAAAAGCTCGTCCAGGATGCGCTCGCCAAGGCGCAACGGTTCGAGGAGTTCAATCGCCGGTTCGCGTTCATCATGCACGACATCAAGAATCTGGTGAGCCAGCTGTCGCTCCTTTCGCGCAACGCCGAACGTCATGCCGACAATCCCGAATTCCGCGCCGACATGGTCGCGACGCTGAAGGGCTCGGTGGAAAAGATGAACGATCTGCTCGCCCGTCTCGCGCCGGGATCGGCGACGCGCGGCAACCGCGCCGAGCCGGTATCGGTCGGAGAGATCACGTCGTTCGCCATCGCCGCACGGCGCGGCGCCCACGACATCCGGATGCTCGGCAACCCCGACCGCTGGGCGATCGGCGAGGCGCAGGGGCTCGAGCAGGCGATCGGCCATCTGGTCCAGAACGCCATCGATGCAAGTCCCGCGCAGGCGCCCGTCACCGTCCGGGTCGAGGGCGATGCCCGCGAAGTCCGCGTCCACATCATCGACCAGGGCGGCGGCATGGACGCCGAGTTCCTGCGCGCGCGCCTGTTCGAACCCTTCGCATCGACCAAGGAAGGCGGGTTCGGCATCGGCGCCTTCGAGGCGCGTGGGCTCGTTCTCGCGATGGGCGGTCGGCTCGACGTCGACAGCCAGCCCGGCAAGGGCACCCGCTTCACCATCACGCTCGCCGCTGCCGAGCCCCTCCCCGTCAGGAAATCCGCATGA
- a CDS encoding M20 metallopeptidase family protein — MRLALLALAATAFAAPAQAQDNLRASVAEDMPTLIEHYRWLHANPELSGEERETAAYLSAIARELGFTVTEQVGGTGVVAVLENGEGPTVMLRADMDGLPVVEDTGLPFASTVRATAPQSGVETGVMHACGHDTHMASWVGAAMQMVERRDEWSGTLVMILQPAEETGEGARMMLEDGLYERFPKPDTAIAFHDAAAGPAGMIGISPGYALANVDSVDITVRGIGGHGAYPHTTRDPIVIASRIVTTLQTIVAREIDPQEAAVVTVGSFHAGAKHNIISDEAELLLTVRSYSPETRAQLLAAIERIAMAEAMAAGVPEDRMPIVTIREDEYTPSTYNTPELANHALAMFQSRFGDERVQETPPVMGGEDFSRYRLADESIDSLIFWVGGQPMDKWQAAGGDASKLPSLHSPFWAPDAEAVISTATEALTALAIDRFNAE; from the coding sequence ATGCGCCTTGCCCTGCTTGCCCTTGCCGCCACCGCCTTCGCCGCTCCGGCACAGGCGCAGGACAATCTGCGGGCCTCGGTCGCCGAGGACATGCCGACGCTGATCGAGCATTACCGCTGGCTGCACGCCAATCCCGAACTGTCGGGCGAGGAGCGCGAGACCGCTGCCTATCTTTCCGCGATCGCGCGCGAACTGGGTTTCACCGTGACCGAGCAGGTCGGCGGTACGGGCGTGGTCGCCGTGCTGGAGAATGGCGAGGGTCCGACGGTCATGCTGCGCGCCGACATGGACGGGCTGCCGGTGGTCGAGGATACGGGGCTTCCCTTTGCCAGCACGGTGCGCGCGACGGCGCCGCAGTCGGGGGTCGAGACCGGCGTGATGCATGCCTGCGGGCACGATACGCACATGGCCAGCTGGGTCGGCGCGGCCATGCAGATGGTCGAACGACGCGACGAATGGTCGGGCACGCTGGTCATGATCCTGCAGCCGGCCGAGGAAACCGGCGAAGGCGCGCGCATGATGCTCGAGGACGGGCTGTACGAGCGCTTTCCCAAGCCCGACACGGCGATCGCCTTTCACGACGCCGCCGCAGGGCCCGCGGGGATGATCGGGATTTCGCCGGGCTACGCCCTCGCCAACGTGGACAGTGTCGACATCACGGTGCGCGGGATCGGCGGGCACGGCGCCTATCCGCACACCACCCGCGATCCCATCGTCATCGCCAGCCGGATCGTCACCACGCTGCAGACCATCGTCGCGCGCGAGATCGATCCGCAGGAAGCCGCCGTCGTGACCGTCGGCAGCTTCCATGCGGGCGCCAAGCACAACATCATCTCGGACGAGGCCGAACTGCTGCTGACGGTGCGGAGCTATTCGCCCGAAACGCGCGCCCAACTGCTGGCCGCAATCGAGCGCATCGCGATGGCCGAGGCGATGGCCGCGGGCGTGCCCGAGGACCGGATGCCCATCGTGACCATCCGCGAGGACGAATATACGCCATCGACCTACAACACGCCCGAACTGGCGAACCATGCGCTGGCGATGTTCCAGTCGCGCTTCGGCGACGAGCGGGTTCAAGAGACCCCGCCGGTGATGGGGGGCGAGGATTTCTCGCGCTATCGTCTCGCCGACGAGAGCATCGACAGCCTCATCTTCTGGGTCGGCGGGCAGCCGATGGACAAGTGGCAGGCCGCGGGCGGCGATGCCTCCAAACTGCCCAGTCTCCACAGCCCCTTCTGGGCGCCCGATGCAGAAGCCGTGATCTCGACCGCGACCGAGGCCTTGACCGCGCTCGCCATCGACCGGTTCAACGCCGAGTAG
- a CDS encoding ABC-F family ATP-binding cassette domain-containing protein, with protein MAPPILSLEDVRLHHGDGILFQDLTLHVGPRDRLALIGRNGAGKTTLFRAIMGDLELDGGSRTVMPGVNIVWLEQDPDMSGHASLLDWAISGDRAPAQHKIEAIADQMGIDLTREARTASGGERRRAALSRALASEPDLLLLDEPTNHLDLGAIEWLESWLARYNGAFVAISHDRAFLKRLTTSCIWLDRRTLRRAEIGYGGFDKWTEEVLEEDRRRLEKLDEKLRQETEWLHRGVTARRKRNQGRLRHLFELRAQSAAMIGMQGTANLALAKDEVKSKVVIEAKGVTKSFDDRPIIDDFTLTIQRGDRIGIVGANGAGKTTLLKLLTGELDPNEGKISQSKTLSGIIVDQQRKLLDPAKKVRDILAEGGDWIEVRGHKRHIKGYLKEFLFDPELSEALIGTLSGGERHRLLLAREFARESNLLVLDEPTNDLDMETLDLLQEVISDYEGTVLLVSHDRDFLDRTVTITLGLDGSGKVDVVAGGYEDWAKRRTRRGPAKAKAKPEAAKDEAPSTAPTKLSYKDQRDFDRLPAEIERIEREIEKAEAAMADPDLFTKDPDRFAKLNALLEQRRDEKEAAEERWLEVAEMAEELG; from the coding sequence ATGGCACCACCGATCCTCAGCCTCGAAGACGTCCGCCTGCACCATGGCGACGGCATCCTGTTCCAGGACCTCACCCTGCACGTCGGTCCGCGCGACCGACTGGCGCTGATCGGTCGCAACGGCGCGGGCAAGACGACCCTGTTCCGCGCCATCATGGGCGATCTGGAACTGGACGGCGGCAGCCGCACAGTCATGCCGGGCGTCAACATCGTCTGGCTGGAACAGGATCCCGACATGAGCGGTCATGCCAGCCTGCTCGACTGGGCGATCAGCGGCGATCGCGCGCCCGCCCAGCACAAGATCGAGGCGATCGCCGACCAGATGGGCATCGACCTCACGCGCGAGGCGCGCACCGCCAGCGGCGGCGAACGACGCCGCGCCGCCCTTTCGCGCGCGCTGGCGAGCGAGCCCGACCTGTTGCTCCTCGACGAGCCGACCAACCACCTCGATCTTGGCGCGATCGAATGGCTCGAAAGCTGGCTCGCGCGCTACAACGGCGCGTTCGTCGCGATCAGCCACGATCGCGCCTTCCTCAAACGTCTCACGACGAGTTGCATCTGGCTCGACCGCCGGACGTTGCGGCGGGCGGAGATCGGCTATGGCGGGTTCGACAAATGGACCGAGGAAGTGCTGGAGGAAGACCGTCGGCGGCTCGAGAAGCTCGACGAGAAACTGCGCCAGGAGACCGAATGGCTGCACCGCGGCGTGACCGCGCGCCGCAAGCGCAACCAGGGACGGCTTCGCCACCTGTTCGAACTGCGCGCCCAAAGCGCGGCGATGATCGGCATGCAGGGCACGGCCAATCTCGCGCTCGCCAAGGACGAGGTGAAATCCAAGGTCGTGATCGAGGCGAAGGGCGTGACCAAGTCCTTCGACGACCGTCCGATCATCGACGATTTCACGCTAACCATCCAGCGCGGCGACCGGATCGGAATCGTCGGAGCGAACGGCGCGGGCAAGACGACCTTGCTGAAACTGCTGACCGGCGAACTGGACCCCAACGAGGGGAAGATCAGCCAGTCGAAGACGCTGTCCGGGATCATCGTCGACCAGCAGCGCAAGTTGCTCGATCCTGCCAAGAAGGTGCGCGACATCCTCGCCGAGGGCGGCGACTGGATCGAGGTCCGCGGACACAAACGGCACATCAAGGGCTATCTGAAGGAATTCCTGTTCGATCCCGAACTGTCCGAGGCGCTGATCGGCACCTTGTCGGGGGGCGAGCGGCACCGGCTGTTACTGGCCCGCGAATTCGCGCGCGAATCGAACCTGCTCGTGCTCGACGAACCGACCAACGATCTCGATATGGAGACGCTCGATCTCCTGCAGGAGGTTATCTCCGACTATGAGGGGACGGTCCTGCTGGTCAGCCACGACCGCGACTTTCTCGACCGGACGGTGACGATCACGTTGGGCCTCGACGGATCGGGCAAGGTCGACGTGGTCGCGGGCGGCTACGAGGACTGGGCCAAGCGGCGCACCCGTCGCGGCCCGGCCAAGGCGAAGGCGAAACCCGAGGCGGCAAAGGACGAGGCGCCCTCCACCGCGCCGACGAAGCTCTCCTACAAGGACCAGCGCGACTTCGACCGGCTCCCGGCCGAAATCGAACGGATCGAGCGCGAGATCGAGAAGGCGGAGGCCGCGATGGCCGACCCCGACCTGTTCACGAAGGATCCCGATCGCTTCGCCAAACTGAACGCGCTGCTCGAACAGCGGCGCGACGAAAAGGAAGCGGCCGAAGAACGCTGGCTCGAGGTCGCCGAGATGGCGGAGGAACTGGGGTAG